A part of Bacillota bacterium genomic DNA contains:
- a CDS encoding sigma-70 family RNA polymerase sigma factor: protein MQEPHVKQFRQQAEQYFRKRVAPQEVDDLVQDMLYRLLVAEARNLKITAQLVSHLCHAVWVDYLRQQMRRAERECALGEDCGCLSWEAQVILSVDAGKCLEGLTASERQLVQWHWVEGETCAVIGERLGIGEEAVKKRLQRVKQKLCARLADYGGGYVDATSSVDTSGADMDRSTSSGTG from the coding sequence GTGCAGGAGCCGCATGTGAAGCAGTTTCGACAGCAGGCTGAGCAGTACTTCCGCAAGCGTGTTGCACCGCAGGAGGTAGACGACCTCGTGCAGGATATGCTGTATCGCCTGCTGGTGGCAGAGGCGAGGAACCTGAAGATAACCGCGCAACTGGTGAGCCATCTCTGCCATGCGGTGTGGGTGGACTACCTGCGCCAGCAGATGCGGCGTGCGGAGAGGGAATGTGCACTGGGCGAGGATTGCGGGTGCCTTTCGTGGGAGGCGCAGGTGATACTGTCCGTCGACGCAGGTAAATGTCTTGAGGGATTAACCGCTTCCGAGCGGCAGCTGGTGCAGTGGCACTGGGTGGAGGGCGAGACCTGCGCGGTGATTGGCGAGCGGCTGGGCATCGGTGAAGAGGCGGTGAAGAAACGGTTGCAGCGGGTGAAGCAGAAGCTGTGCGCGCGGTTAGCCGACTACGGGGGGGGGTACGTAGATGCGACCTCGTCGGTGGATACCTCTGGTGCTGATATGGACAGGAGTACTTCTTCTGGCACAGGGTAG
- a CDS encoding sigma-70 family RNA polymerase sigma factor has product MQEPNVKQFRQQAEEYFRKRCAPQEVDDLVQDTLYRLLVAEAKGLKLTPELVSHLCHAVWVDYLRQQMRRAEREGALEEGDRCLSWEAQVIVSIDLSQCLGRLTASERQLVQWHWVEGETCAVIGGRLGIGEEAVKKRLQRVKQKLRALLADYGGGYVDATSSVDTSGADMGGNTSSGTG; this is encoded by the coding sequence GTGCAGGAGCCGAATGTGAAGCAGTTTCGACAGCAGGCAGAGGAGTACTTTCGCAAACGCTGCGCTCCCCAGGAGGTAGACGACCTCGTGCAGGATACGTTGTATCGCCTGCTGGTGGCAGAGGCGAAGGGACTAAAGTTGACCCCTGAACTGGTGAGCCATCTCTGCCATGCGGTGTGGGTGGATTATCTACGCCAGCAGATGCGACGCGCGGAGAGGGAAGGCGCACTGGAAGAAGGGGACCGTTGCCTCTCTTGGGAGGCGCAAGTGATAGTGTCCATCGATTTAAGCCAGTGTCTGGGCAGGTTGACCGCTTCCGAGCGGCAGCTGGTGCAGTGGCACTGGGTGGAGGGCGAGACCTGCGCCGTGATTGGCGGGCGGCTGGGCATCGGTGAAGAGGCGGTGAAGAAACGGTTGCAACGGGTGAAGCAGAAGCTGCGCGCGCTGTTAGCCGACTACGGGGGGGGGTACGTAGATGCGACCTCGTCGGTGGATACCTCTGGTGCTGATATGGGTGGGAATACTTCTTCTGGTACAGGGTAG